The nucleotide sequence GGCAATAATTTTGCCGGAAAAGCGAGTCAGCTGGACGTAGTTGCGTTTACACAGATAAGCGATCTTCGCCTGTCGTTATTGCGATTATTCGAGTGAGCGTTCTGTTATTGGATTTGCTTTCGACCAAGCgtttgtgtgtattttttcttaattattttactgcagGAATATGTAGTTCAAGATTTTTCATTCGCTTTCATTTCTTTCCTATACGCAGGccacataaatatttataaaatcaatgaatcgcaagttttataaaaaaaaaaaaaacaaatatctaATCTCGGATTGttgaaaaaacaataataatcctCCGCATCCGCGCGGCGCTTTCAATGAATAAATTTGTCGACGAGTTAACGACAATAATAGCGCACTGAAGAAAGGAAGACGAAAGGACAGTAAAAAAAGAGCCCATTCACGAAGCAGCTTCTATTGAAGAGTCGGAGGTGTAGTAGAGGCGTCGTAAACCGGCAGCTTTACGAGGATTTCAAATTGGAATTGCCCGCGCGAGCTCTCGTATGTGCGACACGATGTGAAATAATTTGCGTTAGTTGCAGGAGCATAAAGCCTAAAGAGGCGAGATGAACGCTCGGAGTGTCGATCTGCTATTCTGAGCTTTATACGAGGACTTTTCGAGGACTGATCAACAAATCCCGAGAATAAAGAAGACTCACAGTTGAGACAACGACAGAGGCCGTTTCAAAATCGCACATGCTcgatgaaaatattatttgatcaataaaagaaaatatctcGTGGATACGGCCACTAGGAGCACAAATCAAAGTTTACTTAATAACGCGCGGCTCGAGTGACTCGTGAAGAAGGAAAATAAACATGACATCACGAGACGCGTTGCGATAggcgataaatatttttatatttatcatcgGCCGGAGCGTCGAAAAGCGTTCATCAGGTCGACGGAGAGTACGCGTACAGCGCTAAAATCTCAACCGCGAGCTGACCCTGAAACCAGCTACATaagcgtgtgtgcgtgtgtgtgtgtgtgtggggggtagagacccgagcgcgcgcgcgcgcgaaagcgaCTCCTAAAAAGGAATCGGATTCGTATATGCCGATATATGCGCGGACGCACTTGAAATACGACTTTTCTTTCAATGTCACGGCCTTTTTTGCTACTTATTACGTGCGGCACCCGAAAAGCCTTCTTTTTACGGCGGCTTATCGCCGATGAATCACTTTCCACGCCCGACTTTATATTTACGGAgctggaaaaaaaaagaaagtgtATAATCGCCGCGCGAGGATTCCGCGAATCCCGTATCGCGACGTCGCATCCTCGAACGACcaggaagagaagaagaatagAAGAAGAAACTTGGCGGCTGCACGGGCCATAAGACGTGCCCACGCGTTCTCGCAAGATCCGCGGATTTACGGTCCTCGTAAGCATTTGTTCGGAGATATTTCCCGAACGATCAATTTCTTATATTTTCTCCGTCGATCTGTTTTTAGCGGGTTTTTCAATCGGATTTACATAAGagcaatttgaaaaatattttctttctgTATCATTATGGTAAACGCTCGACGATTTCATCTTTGGGTTTATCTATAATTATAGTACAACACACGCTTCAAAGCACGCGCGCACCGAGAGCTTTGTCTGTTGGAAAATTGCTGATGTTGTTAGTATAAAGTCGAGATGGTTCGGCAACGGCTCGAATTACTATAAAATTGGCGATAAAACAATCTCGCCGAGGTATTTGCTTACTCTGGAGAGATGGTAATAACACTATATACTGAGACGTGGGTGCACCTTAACTTTGCGATTTGCGTACTCCAAGAACTTGGCCCCCGTCACTTTGATTTCGCTTCGCTTAAATACCCTCAACGGATTTTTACCTCCCGTTCAACTGAATTTGCATTTAATTCGAAAAGGTGGGAGGTGAAAAAATCTCGGGAATATTGGGAAACGTATGCGCAAACCAAGCGCTCTTGAGTATAATACTTACAGGACGTTGGTGTTGGCGGGAACTTTGGGCAGCCGATTCAGCTTCTGAAAGACGCATCTGACCGTCCTCGGCGGCGAACACGTGCACCTCGCCGGGCAGGGCTCCTGCGCCTTGTCCTGAGCCTTGGCGACACTCGCTATCAGCAGCAGCGATAGCAGCAGCCGGGACAGACTCATTCTCCCCGCGATCTATGTATCACTTGGGAAAATTGCGAGAAATAATGGCAATGTCGCTGTGTTAGGGGCTCCGTGGGCGAAGGATTAGATGCGCCGACTCGAGCGAGGAGCCATCGCGTCGTGGTTTCCGGGCGGCGGCTCGCGTCCGACTGTGTATGCCGGACTGGATGGCGAGTCTCGAGAGAGCCGCCTCCGCCGAcgccgaagagagagagagagagagagaggtatgcAGTCGGCATATGTGCTGTTCCCGTTCTTGTCTCGGCCGCTCAGTACACTGGTCCACGGCGGCTTGGGCTCTGCCTTGTTTTTGGCGTTGCTGACGACGGAGAAGCGCGATATAGGATGCGGCCAAGCAGGACTCGGCTTTTTGCGCCACTTGGTCGTAAAGTGTGCTCAAATATCTTGCGCGCGCAAAGCCGCAGTAATTCTAACAGCAAAGTCTCTAAAAAcagtccttctctctctctctctctctctctctcgatctccCCGCTGTGgacacaataaattattttttaaaacgcgaaaaatcaaaatagaaagtcttgaaaaAACTTTGCCCGATAGCTCGTACACGTGTGATATCGATTATTTTTGACTTTTCTCTTAGCTCGCGTGTCAAGGCTAGACTCTGGTGGCTGCAGTCGCTGTCCGATATCGCTCTCACCCGGAGCTGAGGCGATGAAAAATTCGGTGGGACGCATCAGGCGAGAAAGCGCGCAGGCGGCgttaaaaaatctttaacTGCAAAATGCGACTCTGGTAGCCAGTAACTCGCCAAGCTCGCGAGACCAGACCAGACCAAATCTACTAAACTTGGCACTTTAGCGCACTCGTTCAACCCGCACATAACCGCGGTTAATTATGTCGTTATTATGTCTTTATTCGAAAGCCATGCTATTCATAAAAGCTTCGGACATATCGTACCCACTCGAGCAGCATAAAGAGGTGCGAAATTCGCGCGAGTCCGATGCGTCATGGGGATTACGGAATAtaacgcgcgcggcgagcCAGAGATACGTCGACCCGGTTTCTCGCGCTCGAGATCACGAGATAACGAAGATCGCACAATTGATTCGTTTTTCGGGCTCCGCGAATATTGGCCCGAATTTTTCATGGCTTATTGCGATACAGAGGATGGCTTTTTAGTAATTATTCGTGTATTCTTTCATCGGACTTTGGACGCCGCCGATGCTGCTCAGGCATTTGATACGCGTATGCACAGAGAGCTGGATACTTATAGGAAAGTCGCCCGTATTATATAGAGTGCAGCGCCGAAAATAGATTCTCCAAAAATTGATAAGCATCATCCTCAATAATAGAATATCGGCCAGCCTAACGCGCGGTATCTATAGTTATTTTAGGATTTCAGTAGGTCGCAGGCCGTGACCGACTCCCCCGAGTCTTCTTATAATTGGCATCAGTACGAGCTGGAGCGTCGCGGCATTTTTCAACTTCCTCCTGCTATAGAGTTGCACCGTATAGAATTAGACGGCCCCAGCCAGTCTCGAGATCTGCGATCTAGCATCGGAGAAGCGAGTACTCGCTATCGGATGAACTCGCCGAGAGACGAGGAACGAAGAGCCGGAATCCTCATCTACACATTGCAGCTTCGATGAGCTCGAAATTCCCAATTCATTTCGCAAAACTATCATACATTGATACAATACGCTCTCAGCGGAAGAAACTCTTCGGCGCCTATACGCGCATACCATCTCTCGCGAGTGCATGCAAAATCACACGCCTGGGATACTTCAATCGAGGCTTCGCCTAGGGCCCAGGACTTAATATACCCGTTCCGgtaggctctctctctctctctctctcgagatgGCGCGTTACGCCATCATTATGATATCTCGAGTGCAGCGTGAGAATAAGAGTGGTGATTTTAATTTGCAACGCGTTATACTCGTACCGATATCCATTAACGCCCGTCATCATCGCTCGACTTATATGATAAACCGTATGTCAGCTCTTGTTCTAATCGCCAGTAGAAAAAGGCGACGCGCGAGCAAGACTCGCAAGCTCCGAGTCTTCCTAGAACTGCGGATGATCACGTGTACAACTGGATATTTTCAAGTGCAGAAACACGTCCTTATCGGCACACGTGCGCGAGCTCGAGTAAGCGGCGATATTCGCATTTACTGCGCGAAGGACGACGACAGACGTTATTTTCGAAACGGGAATACAACCAGCTTGCAATTTCAACCGATGAATTCCGAGTATTCATTCCGATAAGCGTCATACCTGTCTAAACTATTTATAGCCGTTAGGTAAACGGACGAAAAGCAAGATCAATTCATTGTATACGGAGCTATACTGTGCAGCGGGGAATAAAAAGTCTCGAAATTGCCGCCTCGTACCGCGCGCGCTAAATTTAAATTCCGCTGGAGCTTCCGGCAGCCCCAGCTCGTCGTCTCGCGCATTATAAACAATCGACTTTTCGCCGGCGGTTCTTTGTTATCGTCTCAAATAGCCCGGAGCCGAGCCGAGCTGCCGCTTTTTAACGACTCGTGCAAAAAGCAAACGCCCAACGGCGGCCGTGAGTTAATGGCAGTGAAAACATTgtctctcgtgcgcgcgcccTATAAATACCGCGCGTCTCAAATTTAGACGCGCCCCTCTCATTTCgaaaaatcacaaaaattaaTGTCTTTACCCTGCATGAGAGTGACTCGTCGAAAATTAATTACCGACTTTCATTACAGGCATTGAATATACCCTCGGCAGTCAATGTGTCGGCTACTATAACAAATAGCAAATCGACCATACGGACAGGCGACATTGCGAAAGCCGCGATTCGCGCACTCCTGCAGGCTATTCGAGACTGGATAGTGTACAGTGGGATAAGAGCGATCGGCTCTATAGCGTGGATCAAAGTGCGCCGAGTTCTCGGATTAGAGGCTGCTGACTGAAGGGGTTACAGAAATAGTCGGCGGGTATTTATACGTGCGTGAGAATTTTCGGAATCCCGAGCTGTGATTGAAATCGGGGAAGAGCTTTGTCGATCCGTTTCTATTATTCGAATGTTTTTTACGCCAATTAACTAATGTTATTACCATTTATATTAACgacataaaaaatattgaacaacAGTCATAACAATACTGTCTTGCGAATGCATTCTAGTGTGAAATACTTACGGCGTGACGCAAATGACTTTTCGAAATAGAACGCACCCATTTCTAAtcacttttattaattttgctcTAGTATTGTTTCGCAATGCTAAATTAATACGCATTAAATATGTGAAATATTGTACAGGGACATCATAGGAATTAGGGTAAGCGTAAATGACGAGGCAATCAGTTTTCATGATCTTTgatataaatttattgaaatcaATGTTATAACTTGCTCGGAGAGATCCTTTTATGTTCAACAACATATCCTCAAGAAGTCGTAAGTTAATTAAGTGCGAATTAAACTATTTTTCTACTCGAAGACACTTCTCGAACACTTTACcgtatttcttttttgttttcattgtttttttttttttttttgtacataaaACGGTTACTCGATCGCGAAgctaaatttaatatttacagTGCGTTTCgagttttgaaaaagaaaactatCAACACAAACGCGCCCGATTCGTTCCGGCATCATTTTCTTTGCCATCTTTAAATTCTAAAAAGCTACTACCGTCGCTGTGTCTTCGTTTATGAAAAAAAGACAGCCAAACAAAGCACTCAAATTTTGCCTAGAAATTCGTATACGCAGCTCGCATAATGAACAATACTAGTGTACATGTATGATACGTCACACAACGTAAGATTCTTTCATTGGTCCATGTAAAACATTTTACCAGTTCCCGTAAACTCACTCGGATAAACTTATTCTTACTCCATCACACTTAGCGTAACGCAATGATTATCCCGTTTGAATCGAGTGTATTTACAAAGTTGAAGTCGTGACTGAGCGACACAGCTACTAGGCTGCCTTATCGCACAGCAGTATATGCTGATTTCTGGTAGGAGAAAAAGAATGAACCAAGTATGCACGAAACTTAATAACCCGTACGCTGGTCAATGATAAAAGTGAAACTGTCGTCTGATATCTAAATCTTTTAGTTTTATCGATTAATTACAGTTTAAATCTGTAAAACGTTCACACACTCGTAAAGCATTTATTTCCTAGTAATGCAATCAACAGATTCAATCGTTTTACTGTTTTAATATTCGGGCTCATAACGCAGTGCGAGAGAAAAATTCACCTATTTTTAcaaatcaatttttcatttcgacTCCcgacaaaataaatttttatccgTCAACTCAAGTCCcgaaaaaacaataaattaaccGTTAAACCTCGTGACGgcaatcgaaataaaaaaatatatctctAATCAGTTTTTCATGAAAACTTTGGAAATGCATGAAAAAGTCTGCTGATGTGGTTCAGCAGACGATTGAACTTGGTCGCTTTGTAGACACGCGTGACTAACCTCTAGACGTGGCCACGCGTCTCGAGAGCAGTGCGGCTCTCAGTCACTCGTCGTCATCGATGCCATCGGCCCGCTCGGAATCAAGCTGATCTCAGGCAATCTTCATGTAGATCATGCGATCCCTCATCTTCCGGTTCCTCAGTTCGCGGAGCGCTCGCTGCGCCTCGAGCGGCGACGTGAACGCGACTCTGGCGTCTCCGGTGGGCATACCCTTGTCGTTGTACCTCCTGATCACCTGCTCCCGAGATACTTGGAAGTCGCCGAAGAAGTCGATGATCTCGTCGATGTCGGCCTTGAACGGCACGTTTTCCAGAGACAAGACGCAGCCGGGCTTGCCGAAGCCCTCTAGATGCGGTCCGGGCGGTCCCGGCGGTCCCGACATAGCTGCTGCCGGATGACGACCCATCATGTGCCTGGGTGGCATGCCCATCATCGGCGGCCCCCTCATTCCAAAGTTGTTCATTCCAGGAGGGAAGCGCATACTCGGATGGTGCATCGGCGAGAATCTCGGCCTCGGGTCTCCCATGAACAGCTGCTTGGGCTGCGAGTGCCCGTCGATCATCTTGCTGGTGCTGTCGACCATAGCCAAGGTGTCTAGCATCTTGTTCCTGTTGACGAGCTCGATCGAGGGAACGTTCTTGCCGAGCGGCACGCCGTTCTTGGCGGTGGCGCGCACCGCCTCCTCGCAGGAATTAAACTCGCAGAAGCACTCGCCGGCCGGCTTGCCGTTCTGGTTGAGGAGCATGTGAATGCGGTGCGGCACCAGCCCGATGTCCGAGTAGTAGTCGAGGATGTCGCGGTCTATCGTCTGGTAGGGCAGGCCTCGCATGATTATGCAGTCGAAGGAGGcaccgccgtcgccgccgccgccgccgctcccTAGGTGTAGCTGCTCGTGCTCGTTCTTGGCCTGCTCGAACTTTTCCTCGCTGATGGACGAGACCATGACGATCTTCGAGCCCATCTTCTGGGGCTTGGATTGCGCCAGCTTGGCGTCGTCCAGCCTCGCGAACTGCACGTAGGCGTAGTACTGCATGCCGCCGTTCTCCTTTTTGCTCGTGATGAACAGGTCGTTGATCTTCCAGTCTTGGAACATCTTGGCTATGTCCATTTCTTTGACGAAGGACGGCAGGTCGGAGACTAGGACGCAGCTCGAGGGTGTCGGGCTGATGTCCATCGCAACGTCCTCGATCTGGTCCCTCGACCTGTCCGAGCTCTTGAAGGAGTCGTTCGTCTTGTCGAATATCGCCTCCTCCAGATGCAGAACCTCGACCTCGGAACCGCGAACGTACTTGGTGCCCTTCAGCGCCTGCTCCTTGCTCTCGAAATTGCCGAATTTGACGTAGGCGATGCCCACGCGGTTGCCGTGCGTGTCGGTGATCAGCTTTATTCCGTCGTTTCTTATGTAGATGCCCTGGAAGGCCTGGCGCACGTCCCCGTAGCTCGCGCTCATCGGCATGTTCCTGATCTCGATGCAGTAGCCATTCTGAGTCTTCTCCTTGGCGAACCGGGAGTTTCTCTCCCTGTTGTCCCTGTCCCGCTCCCTATCTCTGCTGTCCCGGCCGTCCCGGCTGTCCCGGCCGTCCCGGCTGTCTCGGTTGTCCCTGCCGTCCCTGCCGTCCCTGCCGTCCCTGCCGTCCCTGCTGTCCCTGCTGTCTCGGTCCCTGCCGTCCATCCTGGAGCCGCGATCGGGCCCGTTGTCGAAGGGTCTGTGGGCCGACTGGAATGCGTTGGGGTTTCGGCGGCTGTCCAGCTCCTGAACCTTGTTCATGAACGGGTTGTTCGGCGAAGGCTTCATGCCGGGCCTGAAGCCCATGCCGCCGGGATTGCCGTTGCTGGAGTTGAAGTTCGAGTCCTGCGAGAAGGGGCTGCCCCTGGACGGGAATCTGCCGCCGTCCATTCTGTCCATGCGGTCGTTCCAGTGATCGGCCCGGTTGTTCCGGTTGCCCAGGGGGTTCGGGCCGCCACCCAGCGAGCCGGCCATGCCCGAGCCCAGGGGGTTCTGCATCGACAGGCCCAGCGGGGGAACCTGCCCGGAGAGCATGCCCCCCACGCCGTTCATCCCGTTCATCCCGTACTGGGCGCCGGAGAGCATCGAGCCCTGGTTCATGCCGAACGGCCCGGGCCTCTGCTCCCCGTCCTGGGAGGGGATGACGGACGCGGCCACCGCGTTCAGCAGGCTCGGCACCAGCGCGGCTGCCTGCAGCTGGCTCTGAGGCGGCACCTCCCAGACGCCGTTGTCCGGCAGGGCCGGCTTCTTGTTGCCCGGGCCGCCCATGGGCGCGAGCTTGTCCTTGATCGTGAACTGGCCCACGCAGACGACGTCGTTGTTCGAGTCGTCCTCCTGCATGGCGGCGAGGTTGTCCTTCCTGCGCTCGTTGCCGGCCCCGGCGCGCTTGGCGTCGCGGTCGCGGGAGCGCGTGCGGTCTCGCGAGCGGGACCTGTCGCGCCGGCCGCGCCTGCGGTCCCTGCGGTCGCGCTCCCGGTCGCGGGACCTGCTCCGGTCTCTGCGGCCGCCGCCCCGCCTGTCCCTGTCGCCGCGGTCCCGGTCCCGGCGGTCACGGCCGCGCTCGCGGTCTCGGTCGCGCGACCTCGAGCGCTCGCGGGAGCGCGACCGGTCGCCGCGCCGGTCCTTGCGCTCCTTGTCGCTCTCGTGCTCGCGGTCGGAGCGACGGGCCGTGCCCGCGGCCGCGCTGCCGGCGGCCCCGGACTCGCCGGGCCCGGCGGGCTTGCTGATGGTGGGCGGGTTGGGCG is from Nasonia vitripennis strain AsymCx chromosome 1, Nvit_psr_1.1, whole genome shotgun sequence and encodes:
- the LOC100116295 gene encoding uncharacterized protein LOC100116295, with amino-acid sequence MSVIIRLQNLAWSANALDIRQFFRGLSIPEGGVHIVGGELGDAFIAFSTDEDARQAMMQDGGKIKEMKVKLLLSSRTEMQKVIETARQQTLNMQNAFMQSAAPVAVAPNPPTISKPAGPGESGAAGSAAAGTARRSDREHESDKERKDRRGDRSRSRERSRSRDRDRERGRDRRDRDRGDRDRRGGGRRDRSRSRDRERDRRDRRRGRRDRSRSRDRTRSRDRDAKRAGAGNERRKDNLAAMQEDDSNNDVVCVGQFTIKDKLAPMGGPGNKKPALPDNGVWEVPPQSQLQAAALVPSLLNAVAASVIPSQDGEQRPGPFGMNQGSMLSGAQYGMNGMNGVGGMLSGQVPPLGLSMQNPLGSGMAGSLGGGPNPLGNRNNRADHWNDRMDRMDGGRFPSRGSPFSQDSNFNSSNGNPGGMGFRPGMKPSPNNPFMNKVQELDSRRNPNAFQSAHRPFDNGPDRGSRMDGRDRDSRDSRDGRDGRDGRDGRDNRDSRDGRDSRDGRDSRDRERDRDNRERNSRFAKEKTQNGYCIEIRNMPMSASYGDVRQAFQGIYIRNDGIKLITDTHGNRVGIAYVKFGNFESKEQALKGTKYVRGSEVEVLHLEEAIFDKTNDSFKSSDRSRDQIEDVAMDISPTPSSCVLVSDLPSFVKEMDIAKMFQDWKINDLFITSKKENGGMQYYAYVQFARLDDAKLAQSKPQKMGSKIVMVSSISEEKFEQAKNEHEQLHLGSGGGGGDGGASFDCIIMRGLPYQTIDRDILDYYSDIGLVPHRIHMLLNQNGKPAGECFCEFNSCEEAVRATAKNGVPLGKNVPSIELVNRNKMLDTLAMVDSTSKMIDGHSQPKQLFMGDPRPRFSPMHHPSMRFPPGMNNFGMRGPPMMGMPPRHMMGRHPAAAMSGPPGPPGPHLEGFGKPGCVLSLENVPFKADIDEIIDFFGDFQVSREQVIRRYNDKGMPTGDARVAFTSPLEAQRALRELRNRKMRDRMIYMKIA